GGCCGGCAATCAATTTGCGTACTTCATGCTGGCTTTTGCCACAGAAGGAGCAATAAAGCAGTTTGCCGTTGTCCTCGCCGTTGCGGGTGTCAGTCATTCGATCGATCCAAATCCGATAGGCTTGCAACACAAGATGAAGGCAATTGCGGGCTTTTTCAAGTCCGCAGGCGGCCAGTTAAATAAGCCGCCTACATTTGAGTTGCTTAGGCAGGCATTTGACGCTTGTTGATCACGGAGTCGATCAGACCGTACTCCGCGGCGCGCTCGGCGCTCATGAAGTTGTCACGCTCGGTGTCACGCTCAATGGTTTCAAGGCTCTGACCAGTGTGGTGAGCCAGCAGCGAGTTCAGGCGAGAACGAATGTGCAGGATTTCCTTGGCATGGATGTCGATATCCGACGCCTGGCCTTGGAAACCGCCGAGCGGTTGGTGAATCATCATCCGCGAGTTAGGCAGGCAATGACGCTTGCCCGCGGCACCGCCAGCGAGCAGGAAGGCCCCCATGCTGCATGCCTGACCAATGCAGATAGTCGAAACGTCAGGCTTGATGAATTGCATGGTGTCGTAGATCGACATGCCAGCAGTCACCGAGCCACCTGGCGAGTTGATGTAGAGATGGATGTCCTTGTCCGGGTTTTCCGCTTCAAGGAATAGCAGTTGCGCCGCAACCAAGTTGGCCATGTAGTCCTCTACCGGGCCAATCAGGAAGATCACTCGCTCCTTCAAGAGGCGCGAATAGATGTCATAGGCGCGTTCGCCGCGGGCGGACTGCTCGATAACCATCGGGACCAGGCCGCCTGCGGCCTGGATGTCAGAGCTCTGCTGATAATAAGAATTGCGGGACATGTCCTGCAGTCACTCCCAAATAGTCATGTCTTGAATACGCATAAGCCAGCACGAAGGCTGGCTTATGGTGTGTGCTTCGAACGAAAAGAGGATCAGTCGGCTTGAGGTGCTTCTACCGGCTTGACCGCTTCTTCGTAAGAGACCGATTTGTCGGTCACGCTAGCTTTCTGCAGAACAGTATCCACAACTTGCTCTTCCAGCACAACCGAACGGACTTCGTTCAACTGCTGCTCGTTCTTGTAGTACCAGGACACGACTTGCTCTGGCTCCTGGTAAGCCGAAGCCATTTCCTGGATCAGCTCGCGAACGCGGGCTTCATCAGGCTTGAGGTCGAATTGCTTAACCACTTCAGCGACGATCAGACCCAGCACTACGCGGCGCTTAGCCTGCTCTTCGAACAGCTCAGCCGGCAGTTGATCCGGCTTGATGTTGCCACCGAACTGCTGAACAGCCTGAACGCGCAGACGATTGACTTCGTTGTCCAGCAGCGCTTTTGGCACTTCGATCGGGTTGGAGGCCAGCAGACCGTCCATAACCTGATTCTTCACTTTGGACTTGATAGCCTGACGCAGTTCGCGCTCCATGTTCTTGCGAACTTCGGCACGGAAGCCATCCAGACCCGCTTCCTTGATCCCGAATTGAGCGAAGAACTCTTCGGTCAGCTCTGGCAGCTTAGGCTCGGAAACGCTGTTGACAGTAACAGTGAACTCGGCGGCTTTGTTGGCCAGGTCCAGGTTCTGATAGGTCTCAGGGAAGGTCAGGTTCAGAACACGCTCTTCGCCAGCTTTAGCGCCAACCAGACCGTCTTCGAAACCAGGAATCATGCGACCGGAACCCAACACCAGCTGAGTGCCCTTGGCCGAGCCACCTGCGAAAGCTTCGCCGTCGACCTTGCCAACGAAATCGATGTTCAGTTGATCATCGTTCTGCGCAGCGCGATCAACCACTTCGAAGCGAACATTCTGCTTGCGCAGGATTTCCAGCATGTTGTCCAGGTCAGCATCAGCCACTTCAGCGCTCAGACGCTCAACAGCGATGCTTTCGAAACCGGCGACAGTGAACTCTGGGAAAACTTCGAAAGTGGCAACGTATTCCAGATCCTTGCCCTTCTCCAGCACTTTAGGCTCGACCGAAGGAGCGCCAGCCGGGTTCAGCTTCTGCTCAACAACAGCTTCATAGAAAGATGCCTGGATCACGTCACCCACTGCTTCTTGACGCGCGTCAGCCTCATAACGCTGACGAATCACGCTCATTGGAACCTTGCCAGGACGGAAGCCTGGGATTTTGGCCTTTTGGGCAGTCTGCTGCAGACGCTTGTTGACCTGGCTCTCGATGCGCTCAGCCGGCACGGTGATGCTCATGCGGCGCTCAAGAGCAGAAGTATTTTCAACAGAAACTTGCATGGATATTCCTCGTTGCACAGACGTTAGCCGGCCGTTTTCCGACCCCAGAATCAAGGGCATGCATTCTAGTGGGTCAAACTCAAGAAGTCACCCTACTGAAAAAGGGTGAAATACGACCGACAATGTGAAGGCGGGGACAAAGGGTTGAGCCTCGCCATGAGAGCAATTACTACAAATCCAGCCAGGAGCTCTAAACCAATCCTTCTATATATAGAAGGGATCGACCAACCCACCCCTGACAAACACCAGCCAACAGCTGAAACTCAAACACCCGACGACCAAGAGCGAATCTGGCGCCACCGGCCAACCCACTACATGCAGCCAGACCACAGCATCGAGTCCAGAAACGAAAACGGCGCAGCCCCTTTCAGGTGCTGCGCCGTGATCTGCTATTAACTAGCTACTTTAATGGTGCGGACGAAGAGACTCGAACTCTTACACCTTGCGGCGCTGGAACCTAAATCCAGTGTGTCTACCAATTCCA
This genomic stretch from Pseudomonas sp. Os17 harbors:
- the clpP gene encoding ATP-dependent Clp endopeptidase proteolytic subunit ClpP, with product MSRNSYYQQSSDIQAAGGLVPMVIEQSARGERAYDIYSRLLKERVIFLIGPVEDYMANLVAAQLLFLEAENPDKDIHLYINSPGGSVTAGMSIYDTMQFIKPDVSTICIGQACSMGAFLLAGGAAGKRHCLPNSRMMIHQPLGGFQGQASDIDIHAKEILHIRSRLNSLLAHHTGQSLETIERDTERDNFMSAERAAEYGLIDSVINKRQMPA
- the tig gene encoding trigger factor, yielding MQVSVENTSALERRMSITVPAERIESQVNKRLQQTAQKAKIPGFRPGKVPMSVIRQRYEADARQEAVGDVIQASFYEAVVEQKLNPAGAPSVEPKVLEKGKDLEYVATFEVFPEFTVAGFESIAVERLSAEVADADLDNMLEILRKQNVRFEVVDRAAQNDDQLNIDFVGKVDGEAFAGGSAKGTQLVLGSGRMIPGFEDGLVGAKAGEERVLNLTFPETYQNLDLANKAAEFTVTVNSVSEPKLPELTEEFFAQFGIKEAGLDGFRAEVRKNMERELRQAIKSKVKNQVMDGLLASNPIEVPKALLDNEVNRLRVQAVQQFGGNIKPDQLPAELFEEQAKRRVVLGLIVAEVVKQFDLKPDEARVRELIQEMASAYQEPEQVVSWYYKNEQQLNEVRSVVLEEQVVDTVLQKASVTDKSVSYEEAVKPVEAPQAD